One stretch of Oncorhynchus keta strain PuntledgeMale-10-30-2019 chromosome 16, Oket_V2, whole genome shotgun sequence DNA includes these proteins:
- the LOC118362105 gene encoding nephronectin isoform X2, which produces MRFIAFSMAFQQDRSRTVRDLSGRLGGPSGSVELCTFGTSTACCLGWRNVMGVCQPVCNKPCRNGVCVGPDKCSCSVGYKGQQCDQDVNECGLPERPCSNSCMNTQGSYRCYCDPGYNLMTDGSTCTKEPECSSSRCHFACQIDRGGEVRCLCAPGLHLAANNRTCEDVDECRWASDVCDPRRTCKNTFGSFVCACREGFVLGTLQDSVQCRDKDECLDSTHLCSRHSQCFNTSGSYTCQCLEDYSGDGHTCWPRRASQSKTSMYLQYKLSKRTRPIQQPRRPQL; this is translated from the exons ATGCGTTTTATTGCGTTCTCCATGGCTTTTCAACAGGACAGGAGCAG GACAGTGAGGGACTTGTCTGGGCGTCTCGGTGGGCCGTCGGGGTCCGTGGAGCTCTGCACCTTTGGCACGTCTACTGCCTGCTGTTTAGGCTGGAGGAATGTTATGGGAGTCTGCCAGC CTGTGTGCAACAAGCCTTGCAGGAATGGAGTCTGTGTGGGTCCAGATAAGTGCTCCTGCTCTGTGGGATACAAGGGCCAGCAATGTGACCAAG ATGTGAATGAGTGTGGACTCCCAGAGCGACCGTGCTCCAACAGCTGTATGAACACCCAGGGTAGTTACCGGTGTTACTGCGACCCTGGATATAACCTCATGACAGATGGATCAACCTGCACCA AAGAGCCTGAGTGCTCCTCCTCACGCTGCCATTTCGCTTGCCAGATCGACCGGGGGGGAGAGGTGCGCTGTCTGTGTGCCCCCGGCCTCCACCTGGCCGCCAACAACAGGACCTGTGAAG ATGTGGACGAGTGTCGCTGGGCGTCAGATGTTTGCGATCCCCGGCGCACTTGCAAGAACACCTTTGGcagctttgtgtgtgcgtgcagggAGGGCTTCGTGTTGGGGACGCTCCAGGACTCAGTGCAGTGTCGAG atAAGGACGAGTGTCTGGACAGTACTCACCTGTGTAGCCGTCATTCCCAGTGTTTCAACACCTCTGGTTCCTACACCTGTCAGTGTCTGGAGGACTACTCTGGCGACGGCCACACGTGCTGGCCGAGGAGAGCCTCCCAGTCCAAGACCTCCATGTACCTCCAGTACAAACTCTCCAAAAGGACCAGGCCCATACAACAACCACGACGTCCGCAGCTCTGA
- the LOC118362105 gene encoding nephronectin isoform X1 has translation MRFIAFSMAFQQDRSRTVRDLSGRLGGPSGSVELCTFGTSTACCLGWRNVMGVCQPVCNKPCRNGVCVGPDKCSCSVGYKGQQCDQDVNECGLPERPCSNSCMNTQGSYRCYCDPGYNLMTDGSTCTKEPECSSSRCHFACQIDRGGEVRCLCAPGLHLAANNRTCEGGLPRQHHDVDECRWASDVCDPRRTCKNTFGSFVCACREGFVLGTLQDSVQCRDKDECLDSTHLCSRHSQCFNTSGSYTCQCLEDYSGDGHTCWPRRASQSKTSMYLQYKLSKRTRPIQQPRRPQL, from the exons ATGCGTTTTATTGCGTTCTCCATGGCTTTTCAACAGGACAGGAGCAG GACAGTGAGGGACTTGTCTGGGCGTCTCGGTGGGCCGTCGGGGTCCGTGGAGCTCTGCACCTTTGGCACGTCTACTGCCTGCTGTTTAGGCTGGAGGAATGTTATGGGAGTCTGCCAGC CTGTGTGCAACAAGCCTTGCAGGAATGGAGTCTGTGTGGGTCCAGATAAGTGCTCCTGCTCTGTGGGATACAAGGGCCAGCAATGTGACCAAG ATGTGAATGAGTGTGGACTCCCAGAGCGACCGTGCTCCAACAGCTGTATGAACACCCAGGGTAGTTACCGGTGTTACTGCGACCCTGGATATAACCTCATGACAGATGGATCAACCTGCACCA AAGAGCCTGAGTGCTCCTCCTCACGCTGCCATTTCGCTTGCCAGATCGACCGGGGGGGAGAGGTGCGCTGTCTGTGTGCCCCCGGCCTCCACCTGGCCGCCAACAACAGGACCTGTGAAGGTGGGCTTCCTCGGCAACACCATG ATGTGGACGAGTGTCGCTGGGCGTCAGATGTTTGCGATCCCCGGCGCACTTGCAAGAACACCTTTGGcagctttgtgtgtgcgtgcagggAGGGCTTCGTGTTGGGGACGCTCCAGGACTCAGTGCAGTGTCGAG atAAGGACGAGTGTCTGGACAGTACTCACCTGTGTAGCCGTCATTCCCAGTGTTTCAACACCTCTGGTTCCTACACCTGTCAGTGTCTGGAGGACTACTCTGGCGACGGCCACACGTGCTGGCCGAGGAGAGCCTCCCAGTCCAAGACCTCCATGTACCTCCAGTACAAACTCTCCAAAAGGACCAGGCCCATACAACAACCACGACGTCCGCAGCTCTGA
- the LOC118362105 gene encoding nephronectin isoform X3, which produces MLWESASVSQRPLAVCNKPCRNGVCVGPDKCSCSVGYKGQQCDQDVNECGLPERPCSNSCMNTQGSYRCYCDPGYNLMTDGSTCTKEPECSSSRCHFACQIDRGGEVRCLCAPGLHLAANNRTCEGGLPRQHHDVDECRWASDVCDPRRTCKNTFGSFVCACREGFVLGTLQDSVQCRDKDECLDSTHLCSRHSQCFNTSGSYTCQCLEDYSGDGHTCWPRRASQSKTSMYLQYKLSKRTRPIQQPRRPQL; this is translated from the exons ATGTTATGGGAGTCTGCCAGCGTAAGTCAGCGGCCACTGG CTGTGTGCAACAAGCCTTGCAGGAATGGAGTCTGTGTGGGTCCAGATAAGTGCTCCTGCTCTGTGGGATACAAGGGCCAGCAATGTGACCAAG ATGTGAATGAGTGTGGACTCCCAGAGCGACCGTGCTCCAACAGCTGTATGAACACCCAGGGTAGTTACCGGTGTTACTGCGACCCTGGATATAACCTCATGACAGATGGATCAACCTGCACCA AAGAGCCTGAGTGCTCCTCCTCACGCTGCCATTTCGCTTGCCAGATCGACCGGGGGGGAGAGGTGCGCTGTCTGTGTGCCCCCGGCCTCCACCTGGCCGCCAACAACAGGACCTGTGAAGGTGGGCTTCCTCGGCAACACCATG ATGTGGACGAGTGTCGCTGGGCGTCAGATGTTTGCGATCCCCGGCGCACTTGCAAGAACACCTTTGGcagctttgtgtgtgcgtgcagggAGGGCTTCGTGTTGGGGACGCTCCAGGACTCAGTGCAGTGTCGAG atAAGGACGAGTGTCTGGACAGTACTCACCTGTGTAGCCGTCATTCCCAGTGTTTCAACACCTCTGGTTCCTACACCTGTCAGTGTCTGGAGGACTACTCTGGCGACGGCCACACGTGCTGGCCGAGGAGAGCCTCCCAGTCCAAGACCTCCATGTACCTCCAGTACAAACTCTCCAAAAGGACCAGGCCCATACAACAACCACGACGTCCGCAGCTCTGA
- the LOC118362105 gene encoding nephronectin isoform X4, which yields MGVCQPVCNKPCRNGVCVGPDKCSCSVGYKGQQCDQDVNECGLPERPCSNSCMNTQGSYRCYCDPGYNLMTDGSTCTKEPECSSSRCHFACQIDRGGEVRCLCAPGLHLAANNRTCEGGLPRQHHDVDECRWASDVCDPRRTCKNTFGSFVCACREGFVLGTLQDSVQCRDKDECLDSTHLCSRHSQCFNTSGSYTCQCLEDYSGDGHTCWPRRASQSKTSMYLQYKLSKRTRPIQQPRRPQL from the exons ATGGGAGTCTGCCAGC CTGTGTGCAACAAGCCTTGCAGGAATGGAGTCTGTGTGGGTCCAGATAAGTGCTCCTGCTCTGTGGGATACAAGGGCCAGCAATGTGACCAAG ATGTGAATGAGTGTGGACTCCCAGAGCGACCGTGCTCCAACAGCTGTATGAACACCCAGGGTAGTTACCGGTGTTACTGCGACCCTGGATATAACCTCATGACAGATGGATCAACCTGCACCA AAGAGCCTGAGTGCTCCTCCTCACGCTGCCATTTCGCTTGCCAGATCGACCGGGGGGGAGAGGTGCGCTGTCTGTGTGCCCCCGGCCTCCACCTGGCCGCCAACAACAGGACCTGTGAAGGTGGGCTTCCTCGGCAACACCATG ATGTGGACGAGTGTCGCTGGGCGTCAGATGTTTGCGATCCCCGGCGCACTTGCAAGAACACCTTTGGcagctttgtgtgtgcgtgcagggAGGGCTTCGTGTTGGGGACGCTCCAGGACTCAGTGCAGTGTCGAG atAAGGACGAGTGTCTGGACAGTACTCACCTGTGTAGCCGTCATTCCCAGTGTTTCAACACCTCTGGTTCCTACACCTGTCAGTGTCTGGAGGACTACTCTGGCGACGGCCACACGTGCTGGCCGAGGAGAGCCTCCCAGTCCAAGACCTCCATGTACCTCCAGTACAAACTCTCCAAAAGGACCAGGCCCATACAACAACCACGACGTCCGCAGCTCTGA